Proteins encoded by one window of Chryseobacterium foetidum:
- a CDS encoding helix-turn-helix domain-containing protein, translating to MKNPGPNYKLIFSDILDLKYPEKRIACTHLLEKEDLSTLDIIKLNKIIFGSSGKEAESFNQKHRTYTQSDIKQIMEYQKKNKLSNLQVSNEFKMSRNTISKWKKIYAE from the coding sequence ATGAAAAACCCAGGACCTAACTACAAACTCATTTTCAGTGATATTCTAGATTTAAAATATCCAGAAAAACGAATTGCCTGCACCCATTTATTAGAAAAAGAAGATCTCTCTACGCTTGATATCATTAAGCTCAATAAAATCATTTTCGGCAGTTCAGGAAAAGAAGCAGAAAGTTTCAACCAAAAACACCGTACCTACACTCAATCGGACATCAAACAGATTATGGAATATCAGAAGAAAAATAAACTAAGCAATCTGCAGGTTTCCAATGAATTTAAAATGAGCAGAAATACCATTTCGAAATGGAAAAAAATTTACGCGGAATAG